Proteins encoded together in one Halomarina salina window:
- a CDS encoding DUF7525 family protein has translation MEASVGSDMGLGLGLLFGALGVGGALVMLVAAFDEMQVLAGMGFAAAMVAGTVLIAALHLAEQPR, from the coding sequence ATGGAAGCGTCAGTCGGGTCCGATATGGGCCTCGGCCTCGGACTGCTGTTCGGTGCGCTCGGCGTCGGCGGCGCGCTCGTGATGCTCGTCGCCGCGTTCGACGAGATGCAGGTGCTCGCGGGGATGGGGTTCGCCGCCGCGATGGTCGCCGGGACCGTCCTCATCGCCGCGTTGCATCTCGCCGAGCAACCCCGGTGA
- a CDS encoding DUF7123 family protein, whose product MAELSEEDQQILEYLRDSVANGNQYFRAKRIAKGVGLTAKQVGARLPRLADSADDVDIEKWGRAKSTTWRVTPGA is encoded by the coding sequence ATGGCAGAGTTGAGCGAGGAAGACCAGCAGATCCTCGAGTACCTTCGCGACAGCGTCGCGAACGGTAACCAGTACTTCCGCGCCAAACGCATCGCGAAGGGAGTCGGTCTCACCGCGAAGCAGGTCGGTGCCAGACTGCCCCGACTCGCCGACAGCGCCGACGACGTCGACATCGAGAAGTGGGGTCGCGCCAAGTCCACCACGTGGCGAGTAACCCCCGGTGCCTGA
- a CDS encoding CoxG family protein yields MTVRVERTFDLDASPEEVWAFISDPRKRAAPISVVDEFEETGEGTAVWHVKLPIPLLKRTASIETEETDVRPPEYVRFVGRSKVMRVVGEHELTPHGDGTRLTNRFTVDGKLPGVEKYFERNLDGELDNLEDALRRDLATA; encoded by the coding sequence ATGACCGTACGCGTCGAACGGACGTTCGACCTCGACGCCTCCCCCGAGGAGGTCTGGGCGTTCATCTCCGACCCGCGCAAGCGCGCCGCACCCATCAGCGTCGTCGACGAGTTCGAAGAGACGGGGGAAGGGACCGCCGTCTGGCACGTGAAACTCCCCATCCCGCTGCTCAAACGGACCGCGTCCATCGAGACGGAGGAGACCGACGTCCGACCGCCGGAGTACGTCCGGTTCGTCGGGCGCTCGAAGGTGATGCGCGTCGTCGGCGAACACGAACTCACGCCCCACGGCGACGGCACGCGACTCACGAACCGCTTCACCGTCGACGGGAAGCTCCCCGGCGTCGAGAAGTACTTCGAGCGCAACCTCGACGGCGAACTCGACAACCTGGAGGACGCGCTCCGCCGCGACCTGGCGACCGCCTGA
- a CDS encoding alpha/beta fold hydrolase codes for MRIRKLLVGAVAGLGGTAVANRLLSDRASTPHTPLGRATQTYRWRGFDVSYTEAGDPDDPDLVLFHGVNAAASSAEFVPVFDALAEEYHVLAPDLPGFGLSDRPPLMYSASLYETFVADFLRDTSEDATVVGSSLSSAYVARSVAEGDLDVRELVLVSPTTTTVPGRRTWLRSLLRAPLVGEGLFNLLASKRSLQYFQADHGFYDTSHADPEWTEYRWQLAHQPGARFAPASFVGGFLDSDADLEATLADLDIPVTLVWGRNATDMLPVERGHDLAEAADARLVVFDDALLLPHYEHPGEFVAVVRGEDVDDLEYVEA; via the coding sequence ATGCGCATTCGTAAGCTTCTCGTCGGTGCGGTCGCCGGCCTCGGGGGGACAGCCGTCGCCAACCGACTGCTGTCGGACCGGGCGTCGACGCCGCACACGCCGCTGGGCCGAGCGACCCAGACGTACCGCTGGCGCGGGTTCGACGTCTCGTACACCGAGGCGGGCGACCCGGACGACCCGGACCTCGTCCTGTTCCACGGCGTCAACGCCGCCGCCTCGTCGGCCGAGTTCGTCCCGGTGTTCGACGCGCTGGCCGAGGAGTACCACGTCCTCGCACCCGACCTGCCGGGGTTCGGCCTCTCGGACCGGCCACCGCTGATGTACTCCGCGTCGCTGTACGAGACGTTCGTCGCCGACTTCCTGCGAGACACCAGCGAGGACGCCACCGTCGTCGGGTCGTCGCTTTCCTCGGCGTACGTCGCTCGTTCGGTGGCGGAGGGCGACCTCGACGTGCGCGAACTCGTCCTCGTCAGCCCCACGACGACGACGGTACCGGGGCGGCGCACGTGGCTCCGGTCGCTGCTGCGCGCACCGCTCGTCGGCGAGGGCCTGTTCAACCTGCTGGCGAGCAAGCGCTCGTTACAGTACTTCCAGGCCGACCACGGCTTCTACGACACCAGCCACGCCGACCCGGAGTGGACGGAGTACCGCTGGCAGTTGGCCCACCAGCCCGGCGCGCGGTTCGCGCCCGCGTCGTTCGTCGGCGGCTTCCTCGACTCGGACGCCGACCTGGAGGCGACGCTCGCCGACCTGGATATCCCCGTCACGCTCGTCTGGGGACGGAACGCCACCGACATGCTCCCGGTCGAACGCGGGCACGACCTGGCCGAGGCCGCGGACGCCCGACTCGTCGTGTTCGACGACGCTCTGCTCCTGCCTCACTACGAACACCCCGGCGAGTTCGTCGCCGTGGTCCGCGGCGAGGACGTGGACGACCTGGAGTACGTCGAGGCCTGA
- the meaB gene encoding methylmalonyl Co-A mutase-associated GTPase MeaB — protein sequence MGDLIDDLLAGKHRALARAITRIENRTPGYRDLVSELYQHTGDADVIGVTGSPGAGKSTLVDKLAKHYRDEGLTVGVIAIDPSSPFTGGSVLGDRIRMASVSGDMDVFFRSMSARGSLGGLSTATADAVKALDAFGKDKVIVETVGAGQNEIDIVKTADTVAVLVPPGSGDDVQMLKAGILEIGDVFVVNKADLPGSDRTVMELREMIDTRNDYTETAEHHGGDAAAAMERVTQSEADEEGWEPVVLETVAEEGTGVEELVETLADHARYLEESGTGEERARQRYAEEIRTLLREDVNQLVAGELAARGGIEEYVERVLARETDPYAVADELVTPIEECVDAERDG from the coding sequence ATGGGCGACCTCATCGACGACCTGCTCGCGGGGAAGCACCGAGCGCTCGCCCGCGCCATCACACGTATAGAGAACCGCACGCCGGGCTACCGCGACCTCGTCAGCGAACTGTACCAGCACACGGGGGACGCCGACGTCATCGGCGTCACCGGGTCGCCGGGCGCGGGGAAGTCGACGCTCGTCGACAAACTCGCGAAGCACTACCGCGACGAGGGTCTCACCGTCGGCGTCATCGCCATCGACCCCTCCTCGCCGTTCACCGGCGGCTCCGTCCTGGGTGACCGAATCCGGATGGCGAGCGTCTCGGGCGACATGGACGTGTTCTTCCGGTCGATGAGCGCTCGCGGCAGCCTCGGCGGCCTCTCGACGGCCACCGCGGACGCCGTCAAGGCCCTCGACGCGTTCGGCAAGGACAAGGTCATCGTCGAGACGGTCGGCGCGGGGCAGAACGAGATAGACATCGTGAAGACCGCCGACACGGTCGCCGTCCTCGTCCCGCCCGGCAGCGGCGACGACGTGCAGATGCTCAAAGCGGGCATCCTCGAAATCGGCGACGTGTTCGTCGTCAACAAGGCCGACCTGCCCGGCTCGGACCGCACCGTGATGGAACTCCGGGAGATGATCGACACCCGGAACGACTACACCGAGACCGCCGAGCACCACGGGGGCGACGCGGCGGCCGCGATGGAGCGCGTCACCCAGAGCGAGGCGGACGAGGAGGGCTGGGAGCCGGTCGTCCTGGAGACGGTCGCCGAGGAGGGAACCGGCGTCGAGGAACTCGTCGAGACGCTCGCGGACCACGCCCGATACCTGGAGGAGTCGGGGACCGGCGAGGAGCGGGCGCGCCAGCGCTACGCCGAGGAGATACGCACGCTCCTCCGCGAGGACGTCAACCAGCTCGTCGCGGGCGAACTCGCCGCCCGCGGCGGAATCGAGGAGTACGTCGAGCGCGTGCTGGCCCGCGAGACCGACCCGTACGCCGTCGCGGACGAACTCGTCACGCCCATCGAGGAGTGCGTCGACGCCGAACGCGACGGCTGA
- a CDS encoding cobalamin B12-binding domain-containing protein, giving the protein MSADTDQRTIRCLVAKVGLDGHDRGAHVIARAFRDAGFEVIYSGLHRSPDEVVQAAVQEDVDVLGISILSGAHNTLVPKILEGLEEYDALDDTLVVVGGIIPEDDRPELKEAGVGGIFGPGASMEEAVEFVRENAPQRD; this is encoded by the coding sequence ATGAGCGCAGATACGGACCAGCGGACCATCCGCTGTCTGGTAGCGAAAGTCGGGCTGGACGGTCACGACCGGGGGGCACACGTCATCGCGCGGGCGTTCCGCGACGCCGGGTTCGAAGTCATCTACTCGGGGCTCCACCGGTCGCCCGACGAGGTCGTCCAGGCCGCCGTCCAGGAGGACGTCGACGTGCTGGGCATCTCCATCCTCTCGGGGGCGCACAACACGCTCGTCCCGAAGATTCTCGAGGGGCTCGAGGAGTACGACGCGCTGGACGACACGCTCGTCGTCGTCGGCGGCATCATCCCCGAAGACGACCGGCCCGAACTGAAGGAGGCGGGCGTCGGCGGTATCTTCGGCCCCGGCGCGTCGATGGAGGAGGCGGTCGAGTTCGTCCGCGAGAACGCTCCCCAGCGCGACTGA
- a CDS encoding CARDB domain-containing protein has product MNHDTSTLRAVAALVLATMLVAAAGVPGVAMGATSTEVSIAPNSQTVTVGQTTTFDVVVETTDGDVGASDVDLELTDPSVAEITAVSVAGSPGFVNTDVAADGSSAGFQAVYGNNPIAGASPTIATVTVEGVAEGSTGLSITDADLSDLPGNSYDVTGTNGATLTVEPVAVDPADFQVSNLQAPGSADAGESISVSATVTNDGGESGTQTVVYQFDGQTLDSEQVTLDAGQSQAVTFDVTVPGSASAGSYTHGVYSDDDSATAALSVAASSGGGGDGPATAVSLSPSEQTVGVGGTATFDVVVENADGGVGAIDLDVAIGDTATAEIVGIDSPATGFEDASVAGDGSSASIAAVGMDTADTGAVTVATVTVEGASVDSTTLSVSSAVLGTEDGVETYDVTGTSDATLSVVPAEFLVSNLDGPDSVVRGESLTVTADVTNDGSLETTKTVSLRFDLNGDGTLAPGETVASAPVTLGAGVTDSVPLSAAIPDSLAPGEYDYGVFTVDDEATGTVAVTLALIDDSYAGPPQDLDGDGVYEDVNGDGELTASDVQALFVNRDSGVVTGDPLLFDYNGDGQFNVVDVQNLFAQTSD; this is encoded by the coding sequence ATGAACCACGATACATCGACACTCAGGGCGGTCGCGGCCCTCGTACTCGCGACGATGCTCGTCGCCGCGGCGGGCGTCCCGGGCGTCGCCATGGGCGCGACGAGCACCGAAGTCAGCATCGCACCGAACAGCCAGACCGTCACCGTCGGCCAGACGACGACGTTCGACGTGGTCGTCGAGACCACCGACGGCGACGTCGGGGCGTCCGACGTCGACCTCGAACTGACGGATCCGTCAGTGGCGGAGATCACGGCCGTCAGCGTCGCCGGCAGCCCCGGCTTCGTGAACACCGACGTCGCCGCCGACGGGTCGTCGGCCGGCTTCCAGGCCGTCTACGGCAACAACCCCATCGCGGGGGCGAGTCCGACGATAGCGACCGTCACCGTCGAGGGTGTCGCCGAGGGGTCGACCGGCCTCAGCATCACCGACGCCGACCTCAGTGACCTGCCCGGCAACTCCTACGACGTGACCGGCACGAACGGCGCGACGCTGACCGTCGAACCGGTCGCGGTGGACCCGGCAGACTTCCAGGTCTCGAACCTGCAGGCACCGGGAAGCGCCGACGCGGGCGAGTCCATCTCCGTCTCGGCGACCGTCACGAACGACGGCGGCGAGAGCGGGACCCAGACCGTCGTCTACCAGTTCGACGGGCAGACGCTCGACTCCGAGCAGGTGACGCTCGACGCCGGGCAGTCCCAGGCCGTCACGTTCGACGTGACCGTCCCCGGCAGCGCCAGCGCGGGCAGCTACACCCACGGCGTGTACAGCGACGACGACAGCGCGACGGCCGCACTGAGCGTCGCCGCGTCCTCCGGCGGTGGCGGCGACGGGCCGGCGACGGCCGTGAGCCTCTCGCCGTCCGAGCAGACCGTCGGCGTCGGCGGCACGGCCACCTTCGACGTGGTCGTCGAGAACGCCGACGGCGGCGTCGGTGCCATCGACCTGGACGTGGCAATCGGCGACACCGCCACGGCGGAGATCGTCGGCATCGACTCGCCGGCGACCGGCTTCGAGGACGCGAGCGTGGCCGGCGACGGCTCCTCGGCGTCCATCGCCGCCGTCGGAATGGACACGGCCGACACCGGCGCGGTGACGGTGGCGACGGTGACCGTCGAAGGGGCGAGCGTCGACTCGACGACGCTCTCCGTCTCCTCGGCGGTCCTCGGGACCGAAGACGGCGTCGAGACCTACGACGTGACCGGCACGTCCGACGCGACGCTGTCCGTCGTCCCGGCGGAGTTCCTCGTCTCGAACCTCGACGGCCCCGACAGCGTCGTCCGCGGCGAGTCGCTCACCGTGACGGCCGACGTCACGAACGACGGGAGCCTGGAGACGACCAAGACCGTCTCGCTCCGCTTCGACCTGAACGGCGACGGGACGCTCGCGCCCGGCGAGACCGTCGCGTCCGCGCCCGTCACCCTCGGTGCCGGCGTGACCGACTCGGTCCCGCTCAGCGCCGCGATTCCCGACTCCCTCGCGCCAGGCGAGTACGACTACGGCGTGTTCACCGTCGACGACGAGGCGACCGGGACCGTCGCGGTCACTCTCGCGCTCATCGACGACAGCTACGCCGGACCGCCACAGGACCTCGACGGCGACGGCGTCTACGAGGACGTCAACGGTGACGGCGAACTGACCGCCAGCGACGTGCAGGCGCTGTTCGTCAACCGCGACTCCGGCGTCGTCACCGGCGACCCGCTCCTGTTCGACTACAACGGCGACGGCCAGTTCAACGTCGTCGACGTCCAGAACCTCTTCGCCCAGACCAGTGACTGA
- a CDS encoding malectin domain-containing carbohydrate-binding protein — protein sequence MTRNRGAGTALRPLAAIVFAAMLVVSAGAAGVAFAATSTEVSVLATSQTVDVGQTATFEVVVENTDGDVGAAEGEVTLTDSSVAQITDVSYAGSPASTNVDVASDGGSATFAAFYGSNSLAGDGPSVTVLTVTVEGTAAGQTGVDLAEFLVFDDAGSGYDVTATNGATLTVEGSDDATSATVTANDGEGIAASTYGGGSFAITNDGETDVESVTIDLSESVVPDVVFDPDGTAGDAVAKGFSPDGGASATGLVDGTFSAPHNGVDGEDGYDVLTIAFDDFQPGETLTFSVDIDPTSIKDVDSSGGAGSVSGLELAGSTVTVTSADGSVTNDLFTDGSAGGAQATANGDVAAAPTLGVQGVTLGGTDFPAHAAATVGDQSQTLTVDGPAGESVTLLHVVGTPAPAAGYDVDDYEANMAASVSTQTVALGSDGSATVAVSLSEGDYDYFLAAVAGENSGRTSQTVILEYDSDAPSGPSDGEVVFAVNAGGNQYTATDGTEYAADTNFGGGSTYSVSGAPDVANTDDDALYHTERYGDPFSYDVPVENGVYEVTLQFAEIYQGVSPNDGDTDQIGDRVFSANVEGGAVELVDYDIYADVGPLSATERTYTVEVTDGELNVEFSASADNAKVSAIVVRSVEDGSGGGPVAPNASVAVTPDSGVDATTYTGGSFQVTNTGESAIETLTLDLAPTMLPDMVFDPYNTAGDNVGKEFSLDGGAVTVTNVEYADFHNGVDDTAGYDSLVVTLDGFDPGETMTFSVDNDPTSISSTPLGSQAAGPVSGLELSGATVTVANEAGATTADLVGDGSAGGAEASLDGDVAPAPTIGVDGVSLDDSILSARHAGATVNEQAQTVTVSGPANAPVTLVRVEGVLDLSDVPTPYDVEDYEANKAVVVEYYSTTTDATGQATVAVDLTNSSADGGLNYFVAAVEDGDGDPGFASNYVVLRYDPSSTGDDGPGPVGEFTSPPTDPDGDGVYEDVNGDGSFTVSDVQAFFQNFEDGVVQANEDAFDVNGDGSVTISDVQALFVALQGGNS from the coding sequence ATGACAAGAAACAGAGGGGCCGGAACGGCCCTCAGACCACTCGCGGCCATCGTCTTCGCGGCGATGCTCGTCGTCTCCGCGGGCGCGGCCGGGGTCGCCTTCGCGGCGACCAGCACCGAGGTCAGCGTCCTCGCGACCAGCCAGACGGTCGACGTCGGCCAGACGGCCACGTTCGAGGTCGTCGTCGAGAACACCGACGGCGACGTCGGGGCGGCGGAAGGGGAGGTGACGCTCACCGACTCCTCGGTCGCCCAGATAACCGACGTGAGCTACGCCGGTAGTCCGGCGAGCACGAACGTGGACGTCGCCTCGGACGGTGGCTCGGCCACCTTCGCGGCGTTCTACGGGTCGAACTCCCTCGCGGGTGACGGCCCGAGCGTCACGGTCCTGACCGTGACCGTCGAGGGGACCGCCGCCGGGCAGACCGGCGTCGACCTCGCCGAGTTCCTCGTCTTCGACGACGCGGGGTCGGGCTACGACGTCACGGCGACCAACGGCGCGACGCTGACCGTCGAGGGCAGCGACGATGCCACCAGCGCGACCGTCACCGCCAACGACGGCGAGGGCATCGCGGCGAGCACCTACGGCGGCGGCTCGTTCGCCATCACCAACGACGGCGAGACCGACGTCGAGTCGGTCACCATCGACCTCTCGGAGAGCGTCGTGCCCGACGTCGTGTTCGACCCCGACGGGACCGCCGGCGACGCGGTCGCCAAGGGGTTCAGCCCCGACGGCGGCGCGAGCGCGACCGGTCTCGTCGACGGCACGTTCTCGGCCCCCCACAACGGCGTGGACGGCGAGGACGGCTACGACGTGCTGACCATCGCGTTCGACGACTTCCAGCCCGGCGAGACGCTGACGTTCTCGGTCGACATCGACCCGACGAGCATCAAGGACGTCGACAGTTCGGGCGGGGCCGGGTCGGTCTCCGGCCTCGAACTCGCGGGCAGCACCGTCACCGTCACCTCGGCCGACGGGAGCGTCACGAACGACCTGTTCACCGACGGAAGCGCCGGCGGCGCCCAGGCGACCGCGAACGGCGACGTCGCCGCAGCGCCCACGCTCGGCGTTCAGGGCGTCACGCTGGGCGGGACCGACTTCCCGGCCCACGCGGCCGCGACGGTCGGCGACCAGAGCCAGACGCTCACCGTCGACGGACCGGCCGGCGAGAGCGTCACCCTGCTCCACGTCGTCGGGACGCCGGCACCCGCCGCCGGCTACGACGTCGACGACTACGAGGCGAACATGGCCGCGAGCGTCTCCACGCAGACGGTCGCGCTCGGCTCCGACGGGAGCGCGACGGTCGCGGTCTCCCTCTCGGAGGGCGACTACGACTACTTCCTCGCGGCGGTCGCGGGCGAGAACTCCGGTCGCACCTCCCAGACGGTGATTCTGGAGTACGACTCGGACGCTCCGTCGGGACCGTCCGACGGTGAGGTGGTGTTCGCGGTGAACGCCGGCGGGAACCAGTACACGGCCACCGACGGCACGGAGTACGCGGCGGACACGAACTTCGGCGGCGGGAGCACGTACAGCGTCTCCGGCGCGCCGGACGTCGCGAACACGGACGACGACGCGCTCTACCACACCGAGCGCTACGGCGACCCGTTCAGCTACGACGTGCCCGTCGAGAACGGCGTCTACGAGGTGACCCTGCAGTTCGCCGAGATCTACCAGGGCGTCTCGCCGAACGACGGCGACACGGACCAGATCGGCGACCGCGTGTTCAGCGCGAACGTCGAGGGCGGTGCGGTCGAACTGGTGGACTACGACATCTACGCGGACGTCGGTCCGCTCTCCGCGACCGAGCGGACGTACACCGTCGAGGTGACCGACGGCGAACTGAACGTCGAGTTCAGCGCCAGCGCGGACAACGCGAAGGTCAGCGCCATCGTCGTACGCTCCGTCGAGGACGGCAGCGGCGGCGGACCCGTCGCACCCAACGCGTCGGTGGCCGTCACCCCCGACTCGGGCGTCGACGCGACCACGTACACGGGTGGGTCGTTCCAGGTGACCAACACCGGCGAGTCGGCCATCGAGACGCTCACGCTCGACCTCGCGCCGACGATGCTGCCGGACATGGTGTTCGACCCGTACAACACCGCCGGCGACAACGTCGGGAAGGAGTTCAGCCTCGACGGCGGTGCGGTCACCGTCACGAACGTCGAGTACGCCGACTTCCACAACGGCGTCGACGACACGGCGGGCTACGACTCGCTGGTCGTCACGCTCGACGGGTTCGACCCCGGCGAGACGATGACGTTCTCGGTCGACAACGACCCGACCAGCATCAGCAGCACGCCGCTCGGCTCGCAGGCCGCCGGTCCGGTCTCCGGACTGGAGCTCTCGGGGGCGACCGTCACGGTCGCCAACGAGGCGGGCGCGACTACCGCCGACCTCGTCGGCGACGGGAGCGCCGGCGGGGCCGAGGCGTCCCTCGACGGTGACGTCGCCCCGGCGCCGACCATCGGCGTCGACGGCGTCTCCCTCGACGACTCGATACTCTCCGCGCGCCACGCCGGCGCGACGGTGAACGAACAGGCCCAGACCGTCACGGTCAGCGGTCCGGCGAACGCGCCGGTCACGCTCGTGCGCGTCGAGGGCGTCCTCGACCTGAGCGACGTCCCGACGCCGTACGACGTGGAGGACTACGAGGCCAACAAGGCGGTCGTCGTCGAGTACTACTCGACCACGACCGACGCGACCGGCCAGGCGACCGTCGCGGTCGACCTGACCAACTCCTCGGCCGACGGCGGCCTGAACTACTTCGTCGCGGCCGTCGAGGACGGCGACGGCGACCCCGGATTCGCCTCGAACTACGTCGTCCTCCGGTACGACCCGTCCAGCACGGGCGACGACGGTCCCGGACCGGTGGGCGAGTTCACCTCGCCGCCGACCGACCCCGACGGTGACGGCGTCTACGAGGACGTCAACGGCGACGGTTCGTTCACCGTCTCCGACGTGCAAGCGTTCTTCCAGAACTTCGAGGACGGCGTCGTCCAGGCCAACGAGGACGCCTTCGACGTCAACGGCGACGGCTCGGTGACCATCTCGGACGTGCAGGCGCTGTTCGTCGCACTCCAGGGAGGAAACTCGTGA